Genomic segment of Dromiciops gliroides isolate mDroGli1 chromosome 3, mDroGli1.pri, whole genome shotgun sequence:
CATGTGGTTTTGAAGCTCCAAAGCCAGGAATAAGACCAAGAGACAAATGAAAGGCACTCTGGGAGCCTCCAGAAAACGAAAGCTCCAGAAAAATACTCATCAGTGGGAAAAAGGGGCAGGTCTTACAGAGGGATATTCCAGGTTAAAAGGGCTAGAGCGGTGGTTGGATGTTCCAGGGTGAGGAGACCCCAGGTACTGAGAGAAGTTTCAGGATGAGGTACTGTCAGAGACATGGTTTTGAAGTCCCCAATCTCGCAAGAGGGCACAGACCACATAAGGTCTGCTTATTTGAGGTTCCTTTAACCTCTAAGATCCACTGTACAACCCACCCATGTTCACTTAACAAGGAGGTGCCCTTGAAGTGTCTTTGGAGCAAGTCCAGATGGCCACAAGTGGAGGAGTCTATATCCCTATATTCCTTAGAATGGCTGCCTGTATCTTTAGGACTAGAAAGattaatctattcacctctttctgcTCTCTCCAGAGGGTAAAGATCATGGTTCACCTACAGCATGTGCACCATAAACTGAATTGTTCCCTCTTTTACACCTGCTCCAAGAAATGGTCTTGGGAGTGATTGttcctgttgtttttgtttgtctttctctctttctagaTACTATCAGCTGTGATCCTCATGGGACCCAGGAGATCGGGCATGTTGATGTGCAGGAGAGATGACGCAGCCATCCAGGCATAGAAGCTCTAAGAAGTGAGGGTGCCTGAGAGTCCAGCCCCCCTCACCTCCCTCCTCAAAACAGGAGGGGGCAGggtttggacttggaactgggactTTGCTCTGTAGTACTGAGCTAAGCTATGAACTTAAGCACTTCCCCTCCCCAGTGACTGAAGTAGTACAAAGTGGGGGGACAGAACTCTGCAGGAAGTAAAAAGCTCATGAATTAACATTGGAGAACTTTTCAGAAAGTTCCCTCCCTAGCTAAGAGACTGTCCCTCCCACACCTGGATCTGTGATCTGAAAATCTATCTCTCCTCAGAAAACTCttatttttcccatataaatattttattattttccaattacatttagagataattttcaacatttgtttttataagatttctagtttcaaatttttcttcatccctcccctccctcccccctccccaagacagcaaataatcggttatatatgtacaatcacattaaacatatttctgcattagtcatgtaatgggagaagaatcagagcaaaaaggaaaaaccccaaaaaagaaaaacaaccacaaaaataatagaaatagtaaggttcaatctgcatccagattcaacagtttgtttttttctggatttggagagcattttccatcatgagtccattgaaactatcttgggccattgtattgctgagaagaatcaagtctatcacagttaatcaacatgcaatgttgttgatactgtgtacaatgttatcctggttctgctcatctcactcatcatcagttcatgcaagtccttccaggtttctctgaaatccgcctgctcatcatttcagaAAACTCTTATTAACCAGTTGTTGGCTTACAAAGTCGACCTTATTCTAATGAAGTCTGCCCTCACTTAGCTGCACTAATAAAGGGACCTTTGCTCTCATGAAGCCTTAAGTTTCTTATCCCAAACTTTAGCAATGTTCTCTGCATTACATTTAGCAATAGACTTTCTTGCCAATGTGAATAACTAAAGAGACAAAGTGGTGATCTGGTTTGACAAGTACCATGAGGGCTTTCTCTTACCTGTGATGGATATGACAGGGAAGACAAAAGtcctctctctgcccctctctctctctctctctctctctctctctctctctctctctctctctctctctctctctctctctctctctctctctcattggtGTTAAATCAAGAAATAGCAGTCTCAGTACCACTCAGCAGGAAGGCACAAATCACCACTACTCAACTTCTTTTCTTCTAACTTACAGGAAAATCACCCACCTGGTGACACCTGTGGATCTACATCATTATTCCTAGGAGGACAAGCAGCTCCTCTCACAAACAGCCAGGAGgttcagtggatagtgtgctgggcctgaagtcaggaaactagctgggtgactctgggcaagtcacttaaccatttcctgcctctgtttcctcaaatgtaaagtggcgataacaatagcatctacctgccagggttgttgtgaggatcataatataatattcataaagcacttagcagagtgcatAATGAGCACCGGTTTCCTTTCTCTCCAAAGgatccagtctcctcatttttagGAAGAGCCTCATGTAAGTTTCTATGCTGCTAGGGAACAATGATGTAAGCAAGATACTGAAGCTGCCCAGCCCTGGAGCAGAAGTGAGAGGGTGAGAAGTGGCAGTAGGTCAGCTTTTCAGTGGGAAGGAACTAAAATGGTGAGGGATGGCGGTGGGGGTAGAAGAGCAGGTAAAAGCTTtcagggacaaaaaaaaaagaatagaaagcaaGAATACCAAGAGAAAAGGTTGGATATAAGCCCAGCTGCTGCTCAGATAAATCAATATTGGAATtatgcaaaaggaaaaggaagcaagaaaCCTATAAAGGAACTGACACGAATAGATATTATGTGGAGAAAAATAAGAACTTTAAAACtcccaataaaaaaataaagcaaggaaATCTGAGAATTCCAGATGGCTTATAAACTCAAACAACCATAGATCTAGAATTGATAGGAAGTTTCAAGTTCATTTAGCACaaacattaatattatatatgaggAACCTAAGgccaagagaagggaagtgacctaCGGTCACAGAGTAACAtcaatttagacctggaagacaTCTAAGGTATCATCTAAGcaaaatttctaattttataattgaggaaactgaaatcaagaggaatgaaatgacttgcctaagatcacacagcaggggcaagatttgaacacaagtcctctgaCATAAAAATCCAGAACCATATGATCCAAGCTCTCACTTAGTATAAGGAATCCCCTCTATAATATTCTGACAAAAGCCTCTGTTTGTATGtgcccaatattttttttctggtatgGGACAAACATAAACACCTTTCCCTAATTAAATGAGGAAAACCTcacaagagagaaagaagccaaGCCAAGCCAAATTTTTATCGAGCCTCTTGCCTTattttcatgaagccttcctttcCTGGTCCTGATTTTAGCCTGGCTATTCTCtcaatttcattttgtctttgtgatCAGAGTGAGTAATTGTCTAGATAATTGATTCTCAGAGGAGTAGAAGAATTTGTTCTAAAGGCTTACATTATCCGGCTTACTGTATGCATTGGAGGCCTGGCACCCAAATGGGACCTTCAGAGACTCATATAAGGAGAGGCCCTCTGCCCACTCCCACACAACCAGAGGGAAGGAGATGCCAATGTTGAAAAACCAGAGACCCATTTATAGAGTTTCCAAAGagtctccttcttttcttttggtaaGTGTTTGTGATCCAGGCTCTTGGACCAGGTCTTCTTGGAATAAGTCCTGAAACTTATTATTCATCACAGTTTTCATTCTTGCCTCAGGTCTGAACCTTTACCTCCTATACGTTGTTCTTGTTGGAAGATGGGATACACCTTTCTCCCATCTCCCTCAGGGAAGAAACAAAGACTTGATTGAGGCTGAAATAGAATCTATAAGGACTCCTCTCTAGGAGTGAGGAAACCCCAGCTCAGTCAGGGAGCTGctgaagagaagggggagaggatagggaaagagagatggagcaaaaaatatgaaaagagaaaaaaaaaaaaggtctggggGAATTCTTAGCAAGTTTGGTTTATAGATGGTTTATTtggttgggaattttttttttgctattgggGATAGGGTGGTACTAACTTCTGAAACATTGCGGGAGTGCTTCTGTTCCTCTTCATTGCACCCCAAATTACCTTTTGGTTCCAGtttgaaattgttctctccataGGCACCTGAAAACTGGCTCAGTGGTACAGAATGCCATATCACCCCAGATTATTTTGAGTTCTCACTTTCTGTCTAGATAAAGTTCACAGAATGCCCCAGTGTTCAATTTTTGTAAGTTATTTACCTCTAATTAGTCAAAGTACAACTTCCCTATTGCCCCAGTATTTCTATAACTGGCTTTGAATCACATTCCTGTCATCCAATTGAAGGaaatctctttgagggcaaggactattttttattttgtctttgtatccccaaataTGATAGGTAGGTTGGTAAGTAAGTAGGTAggtgatagatatatagatagatgatagatagatagatagatagatagatagatagatagatagatagatagatagatagatagatagatagatagatagatagagcttTATGGCTACAAGTTCCTTTTTACACCGTAAATCTTTTGGATATCATTATAATATGTGAGTTAGTATGTATACTGTATACCTccctttctcaatgggtggaggaggagtgggagggaggggaggaatctggaactacattttttaaaaatgaaaataaataaatatttgcatgAGTAATtatcattaatttcattttatatggGAGGACACAGGTTAAGAGGGATGACTGTCACATAAGTAGTCAGTGGGAGAACCATTCCTCATAAATCAGGTATTCTGACTCAGAGCTAATTTAGCACagcaaattctttatttttactcctttcttttcctttttctattgtttttcctttctctccttccttccttccttccatctttttctctctttcctttctcttacaTGGAGGTGTTTCTCATAAAGTAGGAAAGATACAATGGAATGGTAACATGTTAATGCTCTGAAAGTCCAACACTATTCTCTTTTGACTTTTGGACCAGACTTTGAAAACCATTATGTCTGTCCAACTATAGGATCCCAATGGGAaatgggaagggaatgagcaattatgtgctgggcactgtgctaatccttacaacaactctaagAGATAGGGGCTGGTAGGATTTTAAtattacaattgaagaaactgaggcacatagaaattgacttgccaagagtcacacagctagtaagtgtcttagtatagatttgaacttaagtacgcctgactccaggcccagtattctatctatcATGCTACCTAGTTGCCTTGGGATGAGGCTTTCTCTGCTCCTTTCCCTTCATCCTGCCCCCTCTGGACACCCAGTGCACAGGATCACATATTCCTATCAGAATGTTACTTTGTGGTTAGTTAATCCAAACTTCTTATTTGACCATTGTACAACCAGAGAGATTCACTAATTTATCCAAGATCATACCATCAGTTAAAtgaaagaggcaggatttgaacccttagCCTATGGTTCCAAAGCCAGTATTCTTTACATTGAACCCACAAGAGATTTTTCTACAGTAGTCCCTGACTCATTAGCATTTTACTTATAATCTTCTATGAAACTCTGATCCCATAGGATGAGTTCTATAATGCAAGGTCTCAACAAGTCCTTGGCATTCACTCCCCAGACCTTCATTCTGGTTGGCATCCCTGGGCTGGAAGCTGAGCACATCAAGATTGCTATTCCCTTCTGCCTGATGTATGCTATCATCTTCCTGGGCAATGGCACTATTCTCCATGTAATTCAGGTGGACCAAACCCTTCATCAGCCCATGTACCTCTTCTTGGCCATGCTGGCATCAGCTGAGCTCGGTGTCACCACATGTACAGTGCCTACTGTGTTGGGCATCTTCCTCTTTGGCACCAATGAAATTAGCTTTGAAGCCTGCCTGTTGCAGATGTTCTTCATGCATTCCTTTACCATGATGGAATCAGCTGTCCTACTGGCCATGTCTGTGGACCGCTTCATAGCCATCTACAACTCACTGCGCTACATGGCTATCCTTACCCTGCCTCGAATCACTGGCACAGGGGTCGCCATTGGGCTGAAAACCTTGGGGCTCATGCTCCCTTTGCCCTTACTCTTAAGGTGGTTGCCCTTCTGTGGCCACAATACTCTGTCCCACTCTTACTGCCTCCACTCGGACTTGATCAAGTTGCCTTGTGGAAACACACGCCCTAATAGCATCCTGGGGCTCTTCATTGTCATCTTCACCTTTGGAGTGGACTCAATGCTCATTGTAGTTTCCTACGTGCTGATCCTTCGAACAGTGCTGGGCATTGCCTCCAGGGAAGGCCGATGGAAGGCACTTAACACATGTGTGTCACATATATATGCTGTGCTTGCATACTATGTACCTGTGATTAGTCTTTCTGTGTTACATCGCTTCATGCACCCTATGCCTCCCCTGCTGCAGGTCATGATGGCCAACGCTTACCTTTTACTCCCACCTGTGGTCAACCCAATTGTCTACAGTATCAAGACCAAAGAAATCCGCCGGGCTATTGTACAAACACTGTCCAGGAAGAGGGCCACAGTTAGCTAAGGGTAAGGAACAGCAAAATCATAGGGATTATACTCAAATAGGCTGGTGTCATCCTTGTgagaattgttttttgtttcctaCTAAAAGTAAGAAATATTGAGATTTTGACATCTGGAGAGCCTTTCAGAACATGGCAACTCAATCACTCTGTTATGACCCAAACCA
This window contains:
- the LOC122748074 gene encoding olfactory receptor 51G2-like, whose product is MQGLNKSLAFTPQTFILVGIPGLEAEHIKIAIPFCLMYAIIFLGNGTILHVIQVDQTLHQPMYLFLAMLASAELGVTTCTVPTVLGIFLFGTNEISFEACLLQMFFMHSFTMMESAVLLAMSVDRFIAIYNSLRYMAILTLPRITGTGVAIGLKTLGLMLPLPLLLRWLPFCGHNTLSHSYCLHSDLIKLPCGNTRPNSILGLFIVIFTFGVDSMLIVVSYVLILRTVLGIASREGRWKALNTCVSHIYAVLAYYVPVISLSVLHRFMHPMPPLLQVMMANAYLLLPPVVNPIVYSIKTKEIRRAIVQTLSRKRATVS